DNA sequence from the Micromonas commoda chromosome 7, complete sequence genome:
GGGTCCACCGGGGCCGTACCCGGGGAGGCGTACTGCACAaagcccaccgccgccgacgccacgcaCATCGCCGAGCAAAATCCCGGGACGCACAGCTCGCCGGGGCCGGGTCCGAGCCTGAGTTGCGCCGGGGTGAGCCCCTCCCGCGGGACGTGCACCTTTGGGAGGAACGCCTTGAGGTTGTTGCGGAGCTCCTCCCTGgccacgtccgcgacgtcgtcctccggAGCTATCGGTTGCGGATGGCCGTCCTCATCGGATGTCGCACCGGCGGTCGTCGTGTTATTGTTTTGGTTGGCGTTTGGGTTCGAACCGTGCGCGTCGATCTCGGGCTCCCTGCTCGTGTGACCGTCGGATGACCAGGACGCGTCCCTGCGCATCGGGTGGTACTCCGGGGAGCAGAAGTCCTCCTCGGGGAGGGGCTCGCTTCTGTTCCGCTggacgaacggcggcgcgggcggcggtctggccgccgcccccgcgctcgcccgggcctcctcctcccttcGCCGGAGCTCGGCagcctccagctcctccctgcgcctgcgcgccgcgcgagcctgctcccgctgctgctgcgcctcgagcttcgAACGCagcaccgcggacgacctctGCATGTCGTCAGCCTCGGATACCACCCGCCGAagatccgcgccgtcgggtccgacccgcggcgcctcgtccgccgccgccgcgacgggctcgtcggcgcctcgGTCGCCCCCATCCCGACGATTTGAAGGTTGGCGTCGGTGCTCCTGatcggggggcgcgggcggctcgtGCGAGCCGCCGTTCGACGTTGCGCTCGTCCTGTTCGCCTCCTGCAGCGCGACCATGACGGAGTCGTACCTCAGGACGTTCGCCTGGTGCTCCCGCTCGGCGTGGTCGAGGATCTCCCTCGCGAACGCGACTCGCACCTCGCTCatgccggcgtcgatggaaGCCTGCTTGAGCTCTTTTTCCAGAGCGTCGACCATCTCTCGGTGCGCCTCGAGGGTCTCGGCGGTGGTGGGCGGGGTATCGAAAggagggggcggcgcggagggctcatcggggcgtccgcgcggtggaggtgccggggcgtcgccgcgtggtTTGGCGTGTGGCCGGGTCATctgggggcgcgcgggacgatCTGATTTTCTAAGCACCCCAGTCTTCCCGGTTTGGCTCGAATAGGAATCGAACGCTGCTTGTTAGCTCGCTTCGGAACGAACCCTTATCCTCGCCTCACAACGGCGGCACCTCACCGGTCGCGATGGCTTCGATGACCTCGCTCCGCGTCGCACACCTCAACGGtgagctcgcgcagctccgttcgtcgcggcgctccggcCGCCGGCGCACTGCTGTGcgctcgcccgtcgccagcgccgcgatcgcggaggACTGGCGCGAAAAGTCCAagccgatcgcgccgggcggcaaCTACCCCGCCAAGGAGCACTGCTCCCAGTGCGGCCTGTGCGACACCTACTACATCGCGCACGTCAAGGACGCTTGCGCCTTCCTGGGCGACGGCATGTCCCGCATCGAGACGCTCGAGCCGACGGTGCACGGCAGGGGCCGCGACCTCGGCAACGACGAGATGCGactcggcgtcgtggacgaggtcTTCTACGCCAAGCGCAACCGGCCCGTGGAGGGTGCGCAGTGGACCGGCATCGTCACGTCCATCGCGATCGAGATGCTAAAGTCGGGTAAGGTGGAAGGGGTGGTGTGCGTGGCGTCGGACCCGGATAACGCGATGCATCCCAGGCCCATACTCGCGACCACCGTCGAGGAGATCCTGTCTTCCAAGGGGGTCAAACCCGCTCTGTCGCCGAACCTCTcggtgctcgccgaggtggaggcgcgggggctgAAGAGGGTGCTGTTCATCGGCGTGGGGTGCGCGGTGCAGGCGCTGAGGTCGGTGGAGAAGTACCTCGGCCTGGAGAAGCTGTACGTCATGGGGACCAACTGCACCGACAACGGCCGCAAGGAGACGCTGTCGAAATTTTTGGAAAACGCGTCTGAGGATCCAGCCACCGTCGTCCACTACGAGTTCATGCAGGACTACCAGGTGCACCTCAAGCACACGGACGGGAGCTTCGAGAAGGTTCCGTACTTTTGCCTTCCCGCGAACAAGCTCAaggacgtcatcgcgccctCGTGCTACTCGTGCTTCGATTACGTCAACGGCCTCGCCGACATCGTGGTTGGCTACATGGGCGTCCCTTACTATCACACGGACATGACCCGACACCCGCAGTACGTCACGGTGAGGAACGAGCGGGGCAAGGAGATGTTCGACATGATCCGCGGCGACTGCGACGTGACCCCCAGCGTGTCGAGCGGCGAGCGAAAGCCCTTCG
Encoded proteins:
- a CDS encoding predicted protein, with the translated sequence MQRSSAVLRSKLEAQQQREQARAARRRREELEAAELRRREEEARASAGAAARPPPAPPFVQRNRSEPLPEEDFCSPEYHPMRRDASWSSDGHTSREPEIDAHGSNPNANQNNNTTTAGATSDEDGHPQPIAPEDDVADVAREELRNNLKAFLPKVHVPREGLTPAQLRLGPGPGELCVPGFCSAMCVASAAVGFVQYASPGTAPVDPGNVPGIIKSLRKIAIRNHPDRNSVAKVGENQAAKAKVITAQATNMESLLDEFEHVNVRVHVDVPTGPGEGPSSATSFVLNRLHLGASTEQLMDLVLEERPELRSRRDGLAISFASAPGRPEMRLPIDASTLRSWEVSRASVFRVWVPAPDWMAFES
- a CDS encoding predicted protein translates to MASMTSLRVAHLNGELAQLRSSRRSGRRRTAVRSPVASAAIAEDWREKSKPIAPGGNYPAKEHCSQCGLCDTYYIAHVKDACAFLGDGMSRIETLEPTVHGRGRDLGNDEMRLGVVDEVFYAKRNRPVEGAQWTGIVTSIAIEMLKSGKVEGVVCVASDPDNAMHPRPILATTVEEILSSKGVKPALSPNLSVLAEVEARGLKRVLFIGVGCAVQALRSVEKYLGLEKLYVMGTNCTDNGRKETLSKFLENASEDPATVVHYEFMQDYQVHLKHTDGSFEKVPYFCLPANKLKDVIAPSCYSCFDYVNGLADIVVGYMGVPYYHTDMTRHPQYVTVRNERGKEMFDMIRGDCDVTPSVSSGERKPFVMQTVISDDEATLGRGPEEPAPLPVGKAIAWLLEKIGPKGKEFGMYSLDYHTIRNYLYVKRTFGEERATRHVPDYARLVVDEYNVYGAVDERLKLTGTPPVGEALPRPAPSGRTPAPGVGPDAGVGGAGEGAELPEFLKGADPGVVGGVVGFLLFTTLATKLMS